In one Pseudomonas purpurea genomic region, the following are encoded:
- the frr gene encoding ribosome recycling factor, translating into MINEIKKDAQERMQKSLESLSHAFGQIRTGKAHPSILGSVMVPYYGADTPLSGVANVTVKDSRTLQVVAFERNMLAAVDKAIQSAGLNLNPTNLGELLLISMPALTEETRKGFTKQARSAAEDARVAVRNIRRDALGDLKKLVKDKEISEDEERRAAADIQKLTDKAEADIDAATKQKEADLMAV; encoded by the coding sequence ATGATCAACGAAATCAAAAAAGACGCTCAAGAGCGCATGCAAAAATCCCTGGAGTCTCTGTCCCACGCGTTTGGCCAGATTCGTACCGGCAAGGCTCACCCGAGCATTCTGGGTAGCGTGATGGTGCCTTACTACGGTGCTGATACCCCGTTGAGCGGCGTCGCCAACGTTACCGTGAAAGATTCTCGGACCCTCCAGGTCGTGGCGTTCGAGCGCAACATGCTCGCGGCAGTCGACAAGGCGATCCAGAGCGCCGGCTTGAACCTCAACCCGACCAACCTGGGCGAGTTGCTGTTGATCTCCATGCCTGCCCTGACCGAGGAAACCCGCAAGGGCTTCACCAAACAGGCTCGCAGTGCCGCAGAAGATGCTCGTGTTGCCGTGCGCAACATCCGTCGCGATGCACTGGGCGACCTGAAGAAACTGGTCAAGGACAAGGAAATCAGCGAAGACGAAGAGCGTCGTGCTGCTGCCGATATCCAGAAACTCACCGACAAGGCTGAGGCTGATATCGACGCGGCGACCAAGCAGAAAGAAGCGGATCTGATGGCCGTATAA
- the uppS gene encoding polyprenyl diphosphate synthase: MDKTKQTAPSAVPRHVAIIMDGNNRWAKKRFMPGVAGHKAGVDAVRAVIEVCAEAKVEVLTLFAFSSENWQRPADEVSALMDLFFKALRREAKRLNDNNISLRIIGDRSRFHPELQAAMREAEAMTAGANRFILQIAANYGGQWDIAQAAQRLAREVQAGHLRPEDITPELLQTCLATGDLPLPDLCIRTGGEHRISNFLLWQLAYAELYFSDLFWPDFKHDAMRTALADFASRQRRFGKTSEQVEAGARV, translated from the coding sequence ATGGATAAGACCAAGCAGACTGCGCCGTCCGCGGTGCCGCGCCATGTCGCGATCATCATGGATGGTAATAATCGCTGGGCGAAAAAACGCTTTATGCCAGGTGTTGCCGGGCATAAAGCGGGTGTGGATGCAGTTCGTGCAGTGATTGAGGTGTGTGCCGAGGCCAAGGTCGAGGTATTGACCCTGTTTGCCTTCTCCAGTGAAAACTGGCAGCGCCCGGCCGATGAGGTCAGCGCCTTGATGGACTTGTTCTTCAAGGCGTTGCGTCGTGAGGCCAAGCGCCTCAATGACAACAACATCAGCTTGCGGATTATCGGCGACCGTTCCCGCTTTCATCCCGAGCTTCAGGCCGCCATGCGCGAAGCTGAAGCCATGACGGCGGGGGCGAATCGCTTCATTCTGCAAATTGCCGCCAACTACGGTGGTCAGTGGGATATCGCCCAGGCTGCGCAGCGTCTGGCGCGCGAGGTTCAGGCCGGGCACCTGCGTCCTGAGGACATCACTCCCGAGTTGTTACAAACCTGTCTGGCGACCGGCGATCTGCCGTTGCCTGATCTGTGTATCCGCACGGGTGGCGAACATCGCATCAGCAACTTCCTCTTGTGGCAGTTGGCATACGCCGAGTTGTATTTCTCCGACCTGTTCTGGCCGGACTTCAAACACGACGCCATGCGCACCGCGCTGGCCGATTTCGCTTCTCGCCAGCGACGCTTCGGTAAAACGAGCGAGCAGGTCGAGGCTGGGGCCCGGGTTTAA
- a CDS encoding phosphatidate cytidylyltransferase — MLKQRIITALILLPIALCGFFLLEGSGFALFIGLVVTLGAWEWARLAGFTAQPLRVAYAVVVAAMLFVMHLLPGLAPWVLGAAVLWWAAATFLVLTYPKTSEHWASAACKLVIGLLILLPAWQGLVLIKQYPLGNWLIMAVMVLVWGADIGAYFSGRAFGKRKLAPLVSPGKSWEGVYGGLALSLLITAVVGLVRDWSVAQILMGLIGAAIVVLISVVGDLTESMFKRQSGIKDSSNLLPGHGGILDRIDSLTAAIPVFAVLLWVMMP, encoded by the coding sequence ATGCTTAAGCAACGAATCATCACTGCACTCATTCTGCTGCCTATCGCCTTGTGCGGGTTCTTCCTGCTCGAAGGTTCCGGGTTTGCGCTGTTCATCGGGCTGGTCGTGACGCTCGGTGCGTGGGAGTGGGCGCGTCTTGCAGGCTTTACTGCCCAGCCATTGCGCGTGGCTTATGCGGTGGTTGTCGCGGCCATGCTGTTTGTCATGCATCTGCTGCCGGGGCTTGCACCCTGGGTGTTGGGTGCTGCTGTTCTGTGGTGGGCGGCGGCGACCTTCCTGGTGCTGACTTATCCCAAAACCAGCGAGCATTGGGCCAGCGCGGCCTGCAAACTGGTCATCGGTCTGCTGATTCTGCTGCCTGCCTGGCAGGGGCTGGTCCTGATCAAGCAGTACCCGCTGGGTAACTGGTTGATCATGGCGGTCATGGTGTTGGTCTGGGGAGCGGACATCGGTGCGTACTTCTCCGGCCGGGCTTTCGGTAAGCGCAAGCTGGCGCCGCTGGTCAGTCCTGGCAAGAGTTGGGAGGGTGTGTACGGCGGTCTGGCATTGAGTCTGCTGATTACCGCCGTTGTCGGTTTGGTTCGCGACTGGAGCGTTGCCCAGATCCTGATGGGGCTGATTGGAGCGGCGATTGTTGTGCTGATCTCAGTGGTCGGCGACTTGACTGAAAGCATGTTCAAGCGCCAATCGGGGATCAAGGACAGCAGTAACCTGTTGCCGGGGCATGGCGGTATCCTGGATCGTATCGACAGTCTGACGGCGGCCATTCCAGTGTTCGCAGTGTTGCTGTGGGTGATGATGCCGTGA
- the ispC gene encoding 1-deoxy-D-xylulose-5-phosphate reductoisomerase translates to MSRPQQITVLGATGSIGLSTLDVIARHPQRYQVFALSGFTRLAELLALCIRHTPRFAVVPELVAARGLQDDLRAAGLSTRVLVGEAGLCQVASDPEVDAVMAAIVGAAGLRPTLAAVEAGKKILLANKEALVMSGALFMQAVRKSGSVLLPIDSEHNAIFQCMPQDFARGLSAVGVRRILLTASGGPFRQTPLSELAHVTPDQACAHPNWSMGRKISVDSASMMNKGLELIEACWLFDAKPSQIEVVIHPQSVIHSLVDYVDGSVLAQLGNPDMRTPISNALAWPERIDSGVAPLDLFAIARLDFQAPDEDRFPCLRLARQAAESGNSAPAMLNAANEVAVAAFLDGRVRYLEIASIIEEVLNLEPVVAVDDLDAVFTADAKARSLAGQWLSRHGR, encoded by the coding sequence GTGAGTCGCCCACAACAGATTACTGTCCTGGGGGCTACAGGCTCGATCGGCCTGAGCACGCTGGATGTCATTGCTCGTCATCCGCAGCGTTATCAGGTGTTCGCCCTGAGCGGCTTTACCCGATTGGCTGAGTTGTTGGCACTGTGTATTCGTCATACGCCGCGCTTCGCGGTTGTGCCTGAGTTGGTTGCGGCTCGTGGGTTGCAGGACGATTTGCGTGCCGCCGGCCTGTCTACGCGAGTACTCGTGGGTGAGGCGGGGTTGTGTCAGGTTGCCTCCGACCCTGAGGTCGATGCGGTCATGGCGGCGATTGTCGGTGCGGCGGGGCTGCGTCCAACGCTGGCAGCGGTCGAGGCGGGCAAGAAGATCCTTCTGGCCAACAAAGAAGCATTGGTCATGTCCGGCGCCTTGTTCATGCAGGCAGTGCGCAAAAGCGGTTCGGTGCTCTTGCCGATCGACAGTGAGCACAACGCAATTTTCCAGTGCATGCCGCAGGACTTTGCCCGTGGCCTCAGTGCTGTGGGTGTGCGGCGGATTTTACTGACAGCTTCTGGCGGTCCGTTCCGGCAGACGCCGTTGTCCGAACTGGCGCATGTGACGCCTGATCAGGCCTGTGCCCACCCTAACTGGTCGATGGGGCGCAAGATTTCAGTCGATTCGGCCAGCATGATGAACAAAGGCCTGGAGTTGATCGAGGCCTGCTGGTTGTTCGATGCCAAGCCATCCCAGATTGAAGTGGTGATTCACCCGCAAAGCGTCATTCATTCGCTGGTCGACTATGTTGACGGCTCGGTGCTGGCGCAGTTGGGTAACCCGGACATGCGCACGCCGATTTCCAATGCGCTGGCGTGGCCTGAGCGGATCGACTCCGGTGTGGCGCCGTTGGACCTGTTTGCCATCGCACGACTGGATTTCCAGGCGCCCGATGAAGATCGTTTCCCTTGCCTGCGCCTGGCTCGTCAGGCTGCAGAGTCGGGTAACAGCGCGCCAGCCATGCTGAATGCGGCCAATGAAGTGGCGGTCGCTGCGTTTCTTGATGGGCGTGTCCGTTACTTGGAGATCGCGAGTATCATTGAGGAAGTCTTGAATCTCGAGCCTGTGGTTGCGGTTGATGATCTCGATGCAGTGTTTACGGCGGACGCCAAGGCACGAAGCCTGGCCGGGCAATGGTTGAGTCGTCACGGACGATAG
- the rseP gene encoding sigma E protease regulator RseP codes for MSALYMIVGTLVALGVLVTFHEFGHFWVARRCGVKVLRFSVGFGMPLLRWHDKRGTEFVIAAIPLGGYVKMLDEREGEVPADQLDQSFNRKTVRQRIAIVAAGPIANFLLAFVFFWALAMLGSEQVRPVIGAVEAGSIAAKAGLSPGQEIIAIDGEPTSGWAAVNLQLVRRLGESGALQLLVREQGSSADSPRELTLDHWLKGANEPDPIRSLGIRPWRPALPPVLAELDPKGPAQAAGLKTGDRLLALDGQVLNDWQQVVDWVRVRPDTKIVLHVERDGAQIDVPVTLAARGGAKAASGYLGAGVKVVDWPPEMIREVSFGPVAAIGEGARRTWTMSVLTLDSLKKMLFGELSVKNLSGPITIAKVAGASAQSGVADFLNFLAYLSISLGVLNLLPIPVLDGGHLLFYLIEWARGRPLSDRVQGWGIQIGISLVVGVMLLALVNDLGRL; via the coding sequence ATGAGCGCGCTCTATATGATTGTCGGCACCCTGGTGGCATTGGGTGTGCTGGTCACCTTCCATGAATTCGGCCATTTTTGGGTCGCCCGCCGCTGTGGCGTGAAGGTTCTGCGCTTCTCCGTAGGCTTCGGCATGCCGTTGTTGCGCTGGCACGACAAGCGTGGCACGGAATTCGTGATTGCGGCCATTCCCCTGGGTGGCTACGTCAAAATGCTCGATGAGCGCGAAGGCGAAGTACCGGCTGACCAGCTCGATCAATCGTTCAATCGTAAAACCGTTCGTCAGCGGATCGCCATCGTGGCGGCCGGTCCCATTGCCAACTTCTTGTTGGCTTTTGTGTTTTTCTGGGCGCTGGCCATGCTCGGCAGCGAGCAGGTGCGCCCGGTCATCGGGGCGGTCGAGGCGGGCAGTATTGCCGCCAAGGCGGGTTTGAGCCCTGGGCAGGAAATTATTGCGATTGATGGCGAGCCGACTTCCGGGTGGGCCGCAGTCAATCTGCAGTTGGTTCGTCGACTGGGGGAAAGCGGTGCGTTGCAGTTGCTGGTTCGTGAGCAGGGTTCCAGTGCCGATTCGCCGCGTGAGCTGACGCTCGATCATTGGCTCAAGGGTGCCAATGAGCCAGACCCGATTCGCTCGCTGGGTATTCGTCCGTGGCGTCCGGCGTTGCCGCCGGTGCTGGCTGAACTCGATCCGAAAGGCCCGGCTCAGGCTGCCGGGCTGAAAACCGGCGATCGCTTGCTGGCGCTGGACGGTCAGGTGCTCAACGATTGGCAGCAAGTGGTCGACTGGGTCCGTGTACGTCCTGATACCAAAATTGTGCTGCATGTCGAGCGCGACGGTGCTCAAATCGACGTCCCTGTTACCTTGGCGGCGCGCGGTGGTGCGAAAGCAGCGAGCGGTTATCTGGGGGCTGGCGTCAAGGTTGTCGACTGGCCGCCAGAGATGATTCGCGAGGTCAGCTTCGGCCCTGTCGCGGCGATTGGCGAGGGCGCGCGTCGCACCTGGACCATGAGTGTGCTGACCCTTGATTCGCTAAAGAAAATGTTGTTCGGCGAGCTCTCGGTAAAAAACTTGAGTGGACCGATAACCATTGCTAAAGTGGCGGGCGCTTCTGCCCAGTCGGGTGTCGCTGATTTCTTGAATTTCCTTGCTTATCTGAGTATTAGCCTGGGAGTTCTCAATTTGTTGCCCATCCCTGTACTGGATGGGGGGCATTTGTTGTTTTATCTGATCGAGTGGGCGCGTGGTCGTCCCTTGTCGGATCGGGTGCAGGGTTGGGGGATACAGATCGGTATCAGTTTGGTGGTCGGGGTGATGTTGCTTGCTCTGGTCAACGATCTGGGTCGACTGTAA
- the bamA gene encoding outer membrane protein assembly factor BamA — MKRLLLTAVLTVLMIAEVHAESFTISDIRVNGLQRVSAGSVFGALPLNVGEQADDRRLVESTRALFKTGFFQDIQLGRDGNVLVITVVERPSVASIEIDGNKAISTDDLMKGLKQSGLAEGEIFQRATLEGVRNELQRQYVAQGRYSATVDTEVVPQPRNRVALKVNINEGTVAAIQHINVVGNTVFADEDLIDLFELKTTNWLSFFKNDDKYAREKLSGDLERLRSYYLDRGYINMDIASTQVSITPDKKHVYVTVNVNEGEKYSVRDVKLSGDLKVPEDQVKALLLVQKGQVFSRKLMTTTSELITRRLGNEGYTFANVNGVPQPHDDDHTVDITFVVDPGKRAYVNRINFRGNTKSEDEVLRREMRQMEGGWASTYLIDQSKTRLERLGFFKEVNVETPAVPGTDDQVDVNYSVEEQASGSITASVGFAQSAGLILGGSITQNNFLGTGNKVSIGLTRSEYQSRYNFGYVDPYWTADGVSLGYNAFYRTTDYKDLDVDVANYAVDSLGAGVSVGYPISETSRLTFGLTAQQDKINTGKYTVDEIFDFVKKEGDNYLNFKASAGWSESTLNKGVLATRGHSQSLTLEATTPGSDLSFFKLDYRGQLFQPLTDNYTMRLHTELGYGDGYGSTDGLPFYENYYAGGFNSVRGFKDSTLGPRSTPSTGKNPGTSKDPDQDPLPFGGNVLVQGGVEILFPLPFVKDQRSLRTSVFWDVGNVFDSNCSSNKVSATGKKIECNNIDLSGLASSVGVGVTWVTALGPLSFALAMPIKEPDNAETQVFQFSLGQTF; from the coding sequence ATGAAACGTCTGCTGCTAACTGCGGTTCTCACCGTATTGATGATCGCCGAAGTTCACGCCGAGTCCTTCACTATCTCCGATATTCGCGTCAATGGCCTCCAGCGGGTCTCCGCGGGTAGCGTCTTTGGTGCCTTGCCGTTGAACGTCGGTGAACAGGCGGATGATCGTCGCCTGGTGGAATCCACTCGTGCGCTGTTCAAAACCGGTTTCTTTCAAGATATCCAGCTGGGCCGCGATGGAAATGTCCTGGTCATCACGGTAGTCGAGCGCCCATCGGTCGCCAGTATCGAGATCGATGGCAATAAGGCGATCTCCACTGATGACTTGATGAAAGGTCTCAAACAGTCCGGTCTGGCCGAAGGCGAGATCTTCCAGCGTGCGACCCTTGAAGGCGTGCGTAACGAACTGCAGCGTCAATACGTCGCTCAGGGCCGCTACTCGGCGACCGTCGACACCGAAGTGGTGCCGCAGCCGCGTAACCGCGTTGCCTTGAAGGTCAATATCAACGAAGGCACCGTTGCTGCTATCCAGCACATCAACGTGGTGGGTAACACCGTTTTCGCCGACGAAGACCTGATCGACCTGTTCGAACTCAAGACCACCAACTGGTTGTCGTTCTTCAAGAACGATGACAAGTACGCTCGTGAAAAACTCTCCGGTGACCTGGAACGCCTGCGTTCCTACTACCTGGACCGTGGCTATATCAACATGGATATCGCCTCGACCCAGGTGTCCATCACCCCGGACAAGAAACACGTCTACGTCACCGTCAACGTTAACGAAGGCGAAAAGTACAGCGTTCGTGACGTCAAGCTGAGCGGCGACCTGAAAGTCCCTGAAGACCAGGTCAAGGCTCTGTTGCTGGTTCAGAAAGGCCAGGTGTTCTCGCGCAAGCTGATGACCACCACCTCCGAACTGATCACGCGTCGTCTGGGTAACGAGGGTTATACCTTCGCCAACGTCAACGGCGTACCGCAGCCACACGACGATGATCACACTGTCGATATCACCTTTGTGGTTGATCCGGGCAAGCGTGCTTATGTAAACCGCATCAACTTCCGCGGCAACACCAAGTCGGAAGACGAAGTACTGCGCCGTGAAATGCGCCAGATGGAAGGTGGCTGGGCTTCGACCTACCTGATCGACCAGTCCAAGACCCGTCTGGAGCGCCTGGGCTTCTTCAAGGAAGTCAACGTCGAGACGCCGGCTGTACCGGGCACCGACGACCAGGTAGACGTGAACTACAGTGTTGAAGAGCAAGCTTCCGGTTCGATCACCGCCAGCGTTGGTTTTGCTCAGAGCGCCGGTTTGATCCTGGGCGGTTCGATCACCCAGAACAACTTCCTGGGTACAGGTAACAAGGTCAGCATCGGCCTGACCCGTAGCGAATACCAGAGCCGCTATAACTTCGGTTATGTCGACCCCTACTGGACTGCTGATGGCGTGAGCCTGGGTTACAACGCGTTCTATCGCACCACTGACTACAAAGACCTCGATGTCGATGTGGCCAACTATGCGGTAGACAGCCTGGGTGCTGGCGTCAGCGTCGGCTATCCGATCAGCGAAACCTCGCGTCTGACCTTCGGTCTGACCGCGCAGCAAGACAAAATCAATACCGGTAAGTACACCGTTGACGAAATTTTTGATTTCGTGAAAAAGGAAGGCGACAACTACCTGAACTTCAAGGCATCGGCCGGTTGGTCCGAGTCGACCCTGAACAAGGGTGTATTGGCGACACGTGGCCATTCCCAGAGCCTGACCCTGGAAGCCACCACGCCAGGCAGCGACCTGTCGTTCTTCAAACTCGACTATCGCGGTCAGTTGTTCCAGCCGTTGACTGACAACTACACCATGCGTCTGCATACCGAACTCGGTTATGGCGATGGCTACGGTTCGACAGATGGTCTACCGTTCTACGAGAACTACTACGCAGGCGGTTTCAACTCGGTTCGTGGCTTCAAGGACAGTACCCTGGGTCCTCGCAGTACGCCAAGTACCGGCAAGAATCCTGGTACAAGCAAAGACCCGGACCAGGACCCTCTGCCGTTCGGTGGTAACGTGCTGGTTCAAGGTGGTGTAGAAATTCTGTTCCCGCTGCCCTTCGTCAAGGATCAGCGTTCGTTGCGGACCTCGGTCTTCTGGGACGTTGGTAACGTGTTCGACAGCAATTGCTCTTCGAACAAGGTATCGGCTACTGGCAAGAAAATTGAGTGCAACAATATCGATCTCTCCGGTCTGGCCAGCTCGGTCGGTGTCGGTGTGACGTGGGTTACTGCACTGGGGCCATTGAGCTTTGCGTTGGCGATGCCGATCAAGGAACCGGATAACGCTGAGACTCAGGTGTTCCAATTCTCCCTCGGTCAGACTTTCTAA
- a CDS encoding OmpH family outer membrane protein, whose amino-acid sequence MRKLTQLVLLATVLVATPAFAEMKIAVLNYQMALLESDAAKKYAVDAEKKFGPQLTKLKTLESSAKGIQDRLVSGGDKMAQGERERLELEFKQKARDFQFQSKELNEAKAVADREMLKQLKPKLDSAVEEVIKKGAFDLVFERGAVIDVKPQYDITRQVIERMNQLK is encoded by the coding sequence GTGCGTAAGTTGACTCAATTGGTTCTCCTGGCGACTGTCCTGGTAGCGACCCCGGCATTTGCCGAAATGAAAATTGCGGTACTGAACTACCAAATGGCTCTGCTGGAGTCGGATGCGGCGAAGAAGTACGCCGTGGACGCCGAGAAGAAGTTCGGTCCGCAACTGACCAAGCTCAAGACTCTGGAAAGCAGTGCCAAAGGCATCCAGGATCGTCTGGTCAGCGGTGGCGATAAAATGGCCCAGGGCGAGCGCGAACGCCTTGAGCTGGAATTCAAGCAAAAGGCCCGTGACTTCCAGTTCCAGTCTAAAGAGCTGAACGAAGCCAAAGCCGTTGCTGACCGTGAAATGCTGAAGCAGCTCAAGCCAAAACTGGATAGCGCTGTGGAAGAAGTCATCAAAAAAGGTGCTTTTGACCTGGTCTTCGAGCGTGGTGCAGTGATTGACGTCAAACCTCAGTACGACATCACCCGCCAGGTTATCGAGCGCATGAACCAACTGAAGTAA
- the lpxD gene encoding UDP-3-O-(3-hydroxymyristoyl)glucosamine N-acyltransferase: MTATIKLGQLAEFLGATLRGSAEKEITGLATLQEAGPAQLSFLANPQYRKYLAESQAAAVLLKAADAEGFAGDALVVPDPYAAYARVSHLFDPKPKAAAGVHPTAVVAEDAVVDPAASIGAFAVIESAARIAAGVTIGAHCFIGARSEIGEGGWLAPRVTLYHDVRVGKRVVIQSGAVLGGEGFGFANEKGIWQKIAQVGGVLIGDDVEIGVNTAIDRGALADTVIGNGVKLDNQIQIAHNVQVGDHTAMAACVGISGSTKIGKHCMLAGGVGLVGHIDICDNVFLTGMTMVTHSITEPGSYSSGTAMQPAAEWRKSAARIRQLDDIARRLRQLEKRVGDVTPDANASSEG; encoded by the coding sequence ATGACAGCGACTATAAAACTCGGCCAGTTGGCCGAGTTCCTCGGGGCCACGTTGCGTGGCTCTGCGGAGAAAGAAATTACTGGGCTAGCCACCTTGCAGGAGGCTGGCCCAGCTCAGTTGAGCTTTCTGGCAAATCCCCAATACCGTAAATACCTGGCCGAAAGCCAAGCCGCAGCTGTGTTGCTGAAGGCCGCCGATGCCGAAGGGTTTGCCGGTGATGCGCTGGTTGTGCCTGACCCGTATGCCGCGTATGCGCGGGTTTCCCATCTGTTTGATCCGAAGCCCAAGGCTGCTGCCGGGGTTCATCCGACAGCCGTTGTGGCTGAGGATGCGGTGGTTGACCCAGCGGCGAGTATTGGTGCGTTTGCCGTGATCGAAAGTGCTGCACGGATCGCCGCGGGCGTGACGATTGGCGCTCATTGCTTCATCGGCGCACGTAGCGAAATCGGCGAAGGTGGCTGGCTGGCTCCGCGTGTGACGCTGTATCACGACGTGCGGGTCGGCAAGCGAGTGGTGATTCAGTCGGGTGCGGTGCTGGGCGGTGAAGGCTTCGGCTTTGCCAACGAGAAGGGCATCTGGCAGAAAATTGCCCAGGTCGGCGGCGTGTTGATCGGCGACGATGTCGAAATTGGCGTTAACACCGCTATTGATCGCGGTGCGCTGGCCGATACCGTGATCGGTAATGGCGTGAAGCTCGACAACCAGATTCAAATTGCCCACAACGTGCAGGTCGGCGACCACACCGCCATGGCCGCTTGCGTGGGGATTTCCGGCAGTACCAAAATCGGCAAGCATTGCATGCTCGCTGGTGGTGTAGGGCTGGTAGGACACATTGATATTTGCGACAACGTTTTCCTGACCGGGATGACGATGGTGACTCACTCGATTACCGAGCCGGGCTCCTACTCATCTGGTACAGCCATGCAGCCAGCGGCCGAATGGCGCAAAAGCGCGGCTCGCATCCGTCAGCTCGATGACATCGCGCGGCGTTTGCGACAGCTGGAGAAGCGTGTAGGGGACGTGACCCCTGACGCCAATGCTTCATCTGAAGGCTGA
- the fabZ gene encoding 3-hydroxyacyl-ACP dehydratase FabZ, whose translation MMDINEIREYLPHRYPFLLVDRVVDLDVEGKRIRAYKNVSINEPFFNGHFPAHPIMPGVLIIEAMAQAAGILGFKMLDVKPADGTLYYFVGSDKLRFRQPVKPGDQLILEATFISCKRKIWKFECQASVDGKPVCSAEIICAEQKV comes from the coding sequence ATGATGGACATCAACGAGATTCGCGAATACCTGCCTCACCGTTACCCGTTCCTGCTGGTGGACCGGGTGGTGGATCTGGATGTTGAAGGCAAGCGCATTCGTGCCTACAAGAATGTCAGCATCAACGAACCGTTCTTCAATGGTCACTTTCCGGCGCACCCGATCATGCCGGGCGTGCTGATCATCGAGGCGATGGCGCAGGCCGCAGGCATCCTGGGTTTCAAGATGCTGGACGTGAAACCTGCCGATGGCACCCTTTACTACTTCGTCGGCTCCGACAAGCTGCGTTTCCGTCAGCCGGTCAAGCCTGGCGACCAATTGATCCTTGAAGCCACGTTCATCAGCTGCAAGCGCAAGATCTGGAAGTTTGAATGCCAGGCGTCGGTGGATGGCAAGCCGGTATGCTCGGCCGAGATCATCTGTGCGGAACAAAAAGTATGA
- the lpxA gene encoding acyl-ACP--UDP-N-acetylglucosamine O-acyltransferase has product MSLIDPRAIIDPTAILANDVEVGPWSIVGAGVEIGEGTVIGPHVILKGPTRIGKHNRIYQFSSVGEDTPDLKYKGEETRLVIGDHNIIREGVTIHRGTVQDRSETTLGDHNLIMAYAHIGHDSVIGNHCILVNNTALAGHVHVEDWAILSGFTLVHQYCHIGTHSFSGMGTAIGKDVPAYVTVFGNPAEARSMNFEGMRRRGFSEDAIHALRRAYKVVYRQGLTVEQALAELAEPSAQFPEVAVFRDSIQSSTRGITR; this is encoded by the coding sequence ATGAGTTTGATTGACCCTCGCGCAATCATCGATCCGACGGCCATTCTGGCCAACGACGTCGAGGTCGGCCCTTGGTCGATCGTCGGCGCAGGTGTGGAAATCGGCGAGGGAACAGTGATCGGGCCGCACGTGATACTTAAGGGCCCGACCCGGATTGGCAAGCACAACCGCATCTACCAGTTTTCATCGGTAGGTGAGGACACGCCCGATCTGAAGTACAAGGGTGAAGAGACCCGCCTGGTGATCGGTGACCACAACATCATCCGTGAAGGCGTGACGATTCACCGTGGCACCGTCCAGGACCGTTCCGAAACGACCCTGGGCGACCACAACCTGATCATGGCTTATGCCCATATCGGCCATGACAGCGTGATCGGCAACCACTGCATTCTGGTCAACAACACCGCACTGGCGGGCCATGTGCATGTTGAAGACTGGGCGATCCTGTCCGGTTTTACCCTGGTTCACCAGTATTGCCATATCGGCACCCACAGCTTTTCCGGCATGGGTACGGCCATTGGCAAGGATGTTCCGGCCTACGTCACGGTGTTCGGCAACCCGGCAGAAGCCCGTAGCATGAACTTCGAAGGCATGCGCCGTCGTGGTTTCAGCGAAGACGCCATCCACGCGTTGCGCCGTGCCTACAAAGTGGTTTATCGCCAGGGCCTGACCGTTGAGCAGGCGCTTGCCGAGCTGGCCGAGCCTTCGGCACAGTTTCCCGAAGTCGCGGTCTTCCGCGACTCGATCCAGTCATCGACTCGCGGCATCACCCGTTAA